The sequence GTGAGTGATTTCATGGAAATTagtattgattttgttttgtctatgTGTTCACCAGGTGATCTTGATAGGATGATGACTCTAGGACCAAGCTGCTATAAATCTGTGGATGGGAAGAAACCCGCAGTGTGCTCAAGCCTGAAGACCTCCACAGTGGACCCCAAGTTTCAGAGCAACTTAGTGTCCCGCAGTGGGACTGAAGTGTACCACTACCCCAGCCCCCTGCATGCCGTGGCTCTTCAGAGCCCCATCTTTTCCCCAGGTGCAGAGCCAGCCAGCCCTGGCTTTCCAGAGGGCCTAGAACTGCCAATGGACGGTGGCCCAGGTACCAACACTTTGCAGAGGGCACAAATGATGTCCCAGACTGGGCCCCCAGTTTATATCGACAAGCTTCTTCAGCGCAGTATGACCAGGATCAACATCGGGAGTGAAGCTGAGAAAGAGactatgcatgcacacagtgatTATCACAGGAAGCCCATTGAAGCTGGAACCGTGTTTCCTGAGGTGTCTCATGTAGAAGTATCTCCGCTACGGCCTACAGCAGCCCAGACTTCAGACATCATGCCAGCAGATAGTGACTGGAATAGACATTGCATGATATACTCTAGCCAAGAGCAAGTGAATCACACAATGCAcaaccagtcagtcagagcCCCAGATGCTTCATACCGCTACTCTTATCCTGCTGCCACAAGGGAGACCATGTCTGGAGAGGTTATCACCTCTGACACTAGAAACAATGACAAGATCCAAGGAGATCATACTGGTGTAGCAAGAGGCCATTCAGAGAAAAGATGCAGAGATATCCCAGAGGTAAAACTGTGTGAGAGGAAAGGCCATGCGCAAAGACCAGTGATGACCCACAGCTCTAGCACAGAAGACAGTCAAGGCTTTGAGGTTCAGTTAAGCCACAAGACTCCGTCTGACTTCGTCCATGCCAAGTTCGTCCCTGCTGGATCTCAGCGGGTTAAGGTAAGACAGGCAGACCGCAAGACCAAGGCCGTGAAGCTGAGGAGAAAAAGCAGTGAGAAGCCTCGGGCAGTGAGGCACCACCAGGGCTACTCCTCCAGTGAAAGGACCAGAGAGGCCAATGGTGGAgcaaagggagaaagagagctgAGAAGGTCAGGGAAGGGAAAGACTACACAGAAACTGACCACCTGCCTGGTAGAGGAGCGTGGACACTCCGGCTCAGACTCCAGCCTCTGTAGCCCTGGACTCATGTACAGCCTCAAGGTCCATCCCAAGCCACATCCCGTCCCCACTGTGGTCAAGTCCAGCAAAAGCCGCAGACCCCAGCTCCTGGAGTATGAGCAGCCTGccgagcagaggaagagaaggcaGGGAACTGGCAAGTGGCCATCCGATGTGGAGATGATCCAGGTCCCGTGTGTTCAGCGTCAGAGGTCAAAAGAACCTCGTGCTCAGGCAGCAGGGAGCAGGCAGATGGTTCATAGTGTGAGTGCCAGGCCACACTTGGGCCAATGGGTAGGGCCTCCTCGAGCCCTCCACCCCTCcatgtcttcttcctctttcttcaaCAGTCTTAATGCCAGATACCCTCCAGCTCCCTTCCCCATGTCCAGCCACTACCCACCCAGATGCGAATCTGAGTATTCGGCTGAATGCGCTTCTCTGTTTCACTCCACCATCGCTGAAAGCAGTGAGGGGGAGATGAGTGATAACACCACCAACCGCTTTGGGGACAGCGAGTCCAGCCAGAGCTTCCAGTCCTTCTCAGATTCTGACAGCAGTCTGTCCCTGGACGAGGGGGACCAGGTGGATAGCCACGAGGAAGAAGGGGGTCTGGTGTGGGCCGAGGCTGCACTGGGGCCCACTGCCGCTGGACTGCAGCTCCCACGACCCGAGCCCCCAACCTGCCGCATCAAAGCTTCTCGAGCCCTGAAGAAGAAGATTCGCAGGTTTCAACCCGCCTCTCTGAAGGTCATGACCCTGGTGTAGTGGAGTTCCCCCAGGCAGGATGAAAACTGTcgaaaagaaaacattgagaACCGTGGGAAATGCTCTCAAAACTTGTTGGAGAGATATCACCTGTTGTT is a genomic window of Myripristis murdjan chromosome 15, fMyrMur1.1, whole genome shotgun sequence containing:
- the dact2 gene encoding dapper homolog 2 — protein: MLSRKVFGAGVMSAAAPVDRGRVGERLQAAVAGLQELHLLRDRQSDMVAWALRMDREEPVTSVQANQDGPGMMGTEEQRLEATLSALKQQLSRLRRQDVGLKTHLQQLDQQISELKLDVSKASTEQLESDSRPSSGFYELSDGGSCSLSNSCTSVYSECLSSSQTSLLIPPTSPATSHITSPLTQVDVCRRRSADESAAQPHPPRATGLHLGSSRIRTSTTTTERARPRPVSTGDLDRMMTLGPSCYKSVDGKKPAVCSSLKTSTVDPKFQSNLVSRSGTEVYHYPSPLHAVALQSPIFSPGAEPASPGFPEGLELPMDGGPGTNTLQRAQMMSQTGPPVYIDKLLQRSMTRINIGSEAEKETMHAHSDYHRKPIEAGTVFPEVSHVEVSPLRPTAAQTSDIMPADSDWNRHCMIYSSQEQVNHTMHNQSVRAPDASYRYSYPAATRETMSGEVITSDTRNNDKIQGDHTGVARGHSEKRCRDIPEVKLCERKGHAQRPVMTHSSSTEDSQGFEVQLSHKTPSDFVHAKFVPAGSQRVKVRQADRKTKAVKLRRKSSEKPRAVRHHQGYSSSERTREANGGAKGERELRRSGKGKTTQKLTTCLVEERGHSGSDSSLCSPGLMYSLKVHPKPHPVPTVVKSSKSRRPQLLEYEQPAEQRKRRQGTGKWPSDVEMIQVPCVQRQRSKEPRAQAAGSRQMVHSVSARPHLGQWVGPPRALHPSMSSSSFFNSLNARYPPAPFPMSSHYPPRCESEYSAECASLFHSTIAESSEGEMSDNTTNRFGDSESSQSFQSFSDSDSSLSLDEGDQVDSHEEEGGLVWAEAALGPTAAGLQLPRPEPPTCRIKASRALKKKIRRFQPASLKVMTLV